The Apium graveolens cultivar Ventura chromosome 6, ASM990537v1, whole genome shotgun sequence genome contains a region encoding:
- the LOC141668853 gene encoding Holliday junction resolvase MOC1, chloroplastic-like isoform X1 — MEVNGIKIRPVIVPLYPLHSMNLIATTCYSKFFTTPSIRLNPIRCLCTITSTSTSTNLKTAQQPKFTKTTNASSSKKSVKPKVSESLLREKWLDSLSYSPVDVVGSDTLELSCNGKESEWVIGVDPDVSGALALLKTHHSGLSAQVFDSPHVKVPIGKQTRRRLDAKSIVQLLQSFNAPIGTIAYVEQSTPFPQDGKQGWWSGGFCYGMWIGALVASGFSVVPVSSSLWKNAFKLSGSRSSKDDSRELASTFFPSASSLLQRKKDHGRAEALLIAAYGKGLKVMPDSSCNLEDLLALKQ; from the exons ATGGAAGTGAATGGTATCAAAATACGCCCAGTAATAGTACCTTTATACCCATTACATTCCATGAACTTAATTGCTACTACTTGTTATTCCAAATTTTTTACAACACCATCAATTCGCTTAAACCCCATTAGGTGTTTATGCACTATTACTAGTACTAGTACCAGTACTAATTTAAAGACAGCCCAACAACCCAAATTCACTAAAACAACAAACGCGTCGAGTTCCAAGAAAAGTGTTAAGCCCAAAGTATCAGAATCTTTGTTGAGGGAGAAGTGGTTGGATTCTCTTAGTTATTCTCCTGTTGATGTTGTTGGTTCAGACACACTTGAGTTGAGTTGTAATGGAAAAGAGTCTGAATGGGTTATTGGGGTTGACCCTGATGTTTCTGGTGCTTTGGCTCTCTTGAAAACTCACCATTCTGGTCTTTCTGCCCAG GTGTTTGATTCCCCTCATGTGAAAGTACCAATAGGAAAACAAACTCGACGACGTTTAGATGCAAAATCTATTGTTCAGTTACTTCAAAGTTTTAATGCTCCAATTG GAACTATCGCATATGTGGAGCAATCTACTCCATTTCCTCAAGATGGAAAACAG GGGTGGTGGAGCGGAGGATTTTGCTATGGCATGTGGATAGGAGCCTTAGTTGCATCTGGATTTTCTGTTGTTCCTGTGTCGTCTTCACTGTGGAAGAATGCATTTAAACTTTCTGGAAGCCGCTCGAGTAAG GATGATAGTAGGGAATTAGCGTCTACATTCTTTCCATCTGCAAGTTCGTTGTTGCAACGCAAGAAAGATCATG GCCGAGCTGAGGCCTTGCTCATAGCTGCTTATGGCAAAGGTCTGAAAGTGATGCCTGATAGTTCATGCAATTTAGAAGATCTATTGGCGTTAAAGCAATAG
- the LOC141668853 gene encoding Holliday junction resolvase MOC1, chloroplastic-like isoform X2 codes for MEVNGIKIRPVIVPLYPLHSMNLIATTCYSKFFTTPSIRLNPIRCLCTITSTSTSTNLKTAQQPKFTKTTNASSSKKSVKPKVSESLLREKWLDSLSYSPVDVVGSDTLELSCNGKESEWVIGVDPDVSGALALLKTHHSGLSAQVFDSPHVKVPIGKQTRRRLDAKSIVQLLQSFNAPIGTIAYVEQSTPFPQDGKQGWWSGGFCYGMWIGALVASGFSVVPVSSSLWKNAFKLSGSRSSKDDSRELASTFFPSASSLLQRKKDHGKRRQS; via the exons ATGGAAGTGAATGGTATCAAAATACGCCCAGTAATAGTACCTTTATACCCATTACATTCCATGAACTTAATTGCTACTACTTGTTATTCCAAATTTTTTACAACACCATCAATTCGCTTAAACCCCATTAGGTGTTTATGCACTATTACTAGTACTAGTACCAGTACTAATTTAAAGACAGCCCAACAACCCAAATTCACTAAAACAACAAACGCGTCGAGTTCCAAGAAAAGTGTTAAGCCCAAAGTATCAGAATCTTTGTTGAGGGAGAAGTGGTTGGATTCTCTTAGTTATTCTCCTGTTGATGTTGTTGGTTCAGACACACTTGAGTTGAGTTGTAATGGAAAAGAGTCTGAATGGGTTATTGGGGTTGACCCTGATGTTTCTGGTGCTTTGGCTCTCTTGAAAACTCACCATTCTGGTCTTTCTGCCCAG GTGTTTGATTCCCCTCATGTGAAAGTACCAATAGGAAAACAAACTCGACGACGTTTAGATGCAAAATCTATTGTTCAGTTACTTCAAAGTTTTAATGCTCCAATTG GAACTATCGCATATGTGGAGCAATCTACTCCATTTCCTCAAGATGGAAAACAG GGGTGGTGGAGCGGAGGATTTTGCTATGGCATGTGGATAGGAGCCTTAGTTGCATCTGGATTTTCTGTTGTTCCTGTGTCGTCTTCACTGTGGAAGAATGCATTTAAACTTTCTGGAAGCCGCTCGAGTAAG GATGATAGTAGGGAATTAGCGTCTACATTCTTTCCATCTGCAAGTTCGTTGTTGCAACGCAAGAAAGATCATG GAAAAAGAAGACAAAGCTAG